DNA from Prunus persica cultivar Lovell chromosome G6, Prunus_persica_NCBIv2, whole genome shotgun sequence:
GTTATTGCAACAGCAGGATTTCAACAGGATCTTTCTTTGTGGAACATCAAGTGAGTGATTTGTCTGGTTTTAGTCTGTGTTTTTAATTACCTTTTGTATCCCTACTCATGTAAAACTATTTTCAGCCCTGTTAAAGGTAGAGTTGACGCCAAACAGCTGTTTCACTCGCATATAACCATGTGGATTCAGGACAAGCGCCGTCATTTGCTTGACCAGTGCAAGCTAGATAAGGTATATATCTCTATATATAGCTAGGATTTATATTTCTGGTGTTGCTCAAAGTTTGGTGCAAGTTGTGTTTATTGGTAGCTCAGTAGAATGCAATCCAAGTGGAATTTCTTGAATACAATCCGAGTGGAAATTTACTAATTGATCAATTTCAGGCAAAATGGTCTGGTGCCAGAACACAACATGGAACAACCCCTTTTGTTGATGATATGCACAATGAGCTGGAGAAAATGCTCGATGAATTCGAAATTATCAGTAGTCGGTGGCCAGTATATACATCTGATTTGGAGAATGTAAGTGCAATCTATCTCTCAACTCTTAACTTTTTCtcttatgtttattttttaatgcatGGTTCCTTCTATAGAAAAAGGGGATGTTTTGTTAATAGGAAAAGGAAAGTGTTTATAGCCGTAGCGATATAAACAAGAATACTCAATTCTGAACCTGAAATTGTATGACTAATACTTGGATACTATTCGTGTTTTAAAAAGGTTATTGCCGATGTTGAGAAGGCAATTGTGGAAGCTTTGGACAAGAACTATGGTGATGTTTTGTCGCCGCTGAAGGATAATATGACAAACAAAATATTAGGCTTCAAATACGTCCATAAATTATCCAGACAGGGCGGGAACATGTATTCAGTCCCAAATGAGGTGAGACTCTGCTTCACAATTGAATGGCTACTTGgaattttatctttctttcaaCACTCATCAATATACTATGTATTGTTTTTCAGTTGGGAATTCTTTTTAACTCCATGAAGAGGATGTTAGATGTCTTGTGGCCCAACATAGAAAACCGGTTGATGTCGTGGAACTCTTGCATCCCTGATGGATATGCCACAGGAGTACGTCTACAAGACGAAGCTGCGATGCTCAGGACCAAATTTAGAAGCTACCGATTAGCAGTTGTGGAGAAACTTGCTGAGAATGTGAGTAAAAATTTGCAGCTGAATTTCTTAGTTTAACAATGTTGTCAACCTATCTGTTGCTTACTACAATTCTTAATGATCATTAATATATGAGTATGATGAGTTAATgctttttgtttcatttccatGTAACTAAATACAGACTAGAGTTGCTAGTAAAACaaagttaaagaaaattattcGAGGCTCGAAGGGCAAGGAATCAGTTGTCCCAAGTAGAATGCAGGCTTTAGAGGTTCTTTTGCTAGGTACAATAGATCAACTTCACACTGTTTGTGATCCTACTGTGTTTGTAGAACTCTGCCGAGAGTTATGGGACCGGATGGGACAggtaaataaactaattttttaCCCTACAAGCTCTCTCTTGGATTAGCATATAATTCCTATCCAATTGGTTTCTGTAGGATGTCCTGCATCTGTTGgaagataaaagaaagaaggcgGTGTCCCGTTGCAAATGCTTGCGAGTTGCAGTTTCTGTAAGTTTGCTCTTCAACCATTGAAGTTTCTGTTGGATATTGAATATCTCTACATGTTCCAGGAGCCTATGTCATCCTTGCAAAATTTGAAGCTAGAtttggtttaattttctttttcattattttttaaccATATACATTGTTTTTGAATTGGCAGAAGTTGGATGACATATTTGCATCAGAAATGCAGCGACTGCGTggaaatttattgaaaaaagaatacctGGAGCCACCACAATCTATGAAGGAAATACATTCCATGTTGTAAGGATGTTGAATATGACACGGAGAACTAAACTACTATCGTTGAAGAATGGCTGGTAAATAGTAGAACTACAGGATACAAGttacaacacaaaaaccacaaagttttgaaCAGCAAGTATTTGTCAATTTTGAGTCATAGTTTACGTACCGCCGTGACCTCCGTGGCGATTCTTATTGTCAGAAAGTATGCTTACAATAGGCTTGAACAACACAACACTGTCATAATTGAATTGTAATAGTTTTGTATGGTTCataattatattgtaatagtTTTTTATGCTTCTTACAATTCCAATTCTTTAGTTTCGACTTTCTTGGAGatgtctcaagttcgaacttTTAATCGTATTGAATGTGATGTTCATGATGGTTACGGAGATTTTAGTCTCTGAATTTTTGGGAATAATGGGGTGAAATCAATAGCGCTTCATGGCGTCCCATCTTGTTCCATTTTGAATCAAACAAGTTGATATTGCAATAACTCTATGTGGGATTTGCTTTCTAGCTACTGCCATGTGGGTTTTCCCCTCCAAGTAcacacaaaaaggaaaagaaaatatttttctatgGTGGAGAATTGCATTGTCACATACATTATGGTCCACAAAGCAGTTGACATCCGACCAGacataagatttttatttgatttctaGTTATGGGATGTAGAAACTTTCGTGTAGATCCGGTGCACATACCATTCTTTTTACAAGATCTGCCAGGagatataaaaagagaaagactCTTTACTTCATCAATTGATGAAAGAGAAAGTGTGAATTGTAACCTTTCATTATTTATCTGAACTTGTATACCTAATAGAAGAATGTATAAGAACTTGCCGTTAAATGTTACAATATGTAACTATATGATGTTGTAAACTATATTGGATACAAATTAGTTAGCGATTTTCATGCTCCTCGTTTGGGGTGGGACTGTGTAGAGATCACCGACTTAAACATCCAAACTGTTATAGCTAAATGATACGTTTCAAGCTTAACACGTGAACAACACATATTAGGTGACATGAAGCACGTGTAGCCTTTGGACTTTCACACGTGAGCTAACCTGCTATGATACCatataaaatatcaaacacaCGTTTTGGCTGAATGATCCATTAGTGTGATGGAGGGTTTgtatttataaacaaattataCAAGAGCTCAGTTACAAAGATAAGATAGGACTACTCCTTTAAGAGGCTATTTTTATCACAGAGTTTGAAATACAAAAAACAATCTTAACAAACTATCAAACTTTCAAACGTACAACCCAATCATGATTTCGAATTCAAATCTAAGAATAGCCTTGGAGTAACATTATCTTGTTTCAAGGTAAATGGTAAATGTAGTTGTCAAAATACTATATGAGTGccttaaaagaaaaactaccATAGGTTGGTATTATTCATTTGAGAATCCAATAATTGAACTTTGTACATCAACAATCAATGGTCCATTGAATACCTCTATATCCTGTCAATTTTGTAAAGTTGTTCCAGGCCTACCACTTTCCAGGGAATTTCTAAAACCCACCAGCAATAATAATTAGGCCCCGACCCCATTCAACGTTGCAAATCATCTTGATATATAGTGTGATTAAAAACGAATCATAAATAAATCATGAGATCTATCtctcacaaaaaattaataattaaattagacTACCAATTAACTGGTGATTGTGAATCGGTGGGGTCCATAAAACATGAACCTTTCGCAGCATCCGTATAAAGGTGGATCATGTCAAGGCCCCACACGCAATTTGGACTATTTGGATGCGCCCAAGTTGATTTCCACGTGCCCCTCCTCCATTCTGATTctatttctccattttccttgtcctaattgtttaatttttataataatgaaGGTGGCAATTCatccccaaaaaagaaaatgacggcaccaatacaatatatatactagGCAAGCAACAGCTAgtgggaaaaataaaattactggGTAAAGCAAGGCTGGTTGAGGATTCTTGACGCAACAACACGGTACTAAATTAAAATGgacataaaatttaatataaacgAATTCGAGTTGActcctaattttttattataaaatgaatCATTTCAATGTCAACCCGTATAAGCCACCCGATGGACCCATTCATTACTagtttatgaaatttattttggGTCTACTCTATCTACTACGTGATATTTTTATGTGGTGCATTGAATCTATATAATTTAGGTATTTAGTATTAGTCAATCTATTGTATAATGTTTGTGGAAGCAAAATATCTCCTCCTATGTTAAATAATTAAGCCAATCAATTTcagaattatttgacctaattgggaggttatttaatttaaatgggATGTATTTGATTCTTgccttaattagggatttgatttaaatcaatctCTAATTACACTGACCTCGCCAAATAAGGAAGAATAATTCATTTCCATATACGAAATTATTCTtatgaaaccctagcctccgaggCCTCTTATAAATAGATAGCCACGCACAAAGGTTAAGGTACATCTAAATTCCTACTGAAACTCTACAGAAATTATCCCCTACAAACCCTTGCCGCCatactctttctctctctcacacaaggctccgcccaccacacacggctccgtcCACCCGATTTTCCGATAAACACCCAACCTAACTTGGGCATCGGATgacctttggccaacaccccccggggtgtggtccttttactccgattGTTTTgcaaggagaaagagaagcgAAGAAGACGAAAGAATCTTAGGCGAATATTCTTGTGGGACGAAAATCGCTCATacaaattggtgcttttaTTGAGAGCACGAAATAATACTCAAAGCGTGCTCCAAATCTATTTTTCACACTTTGTTTCAAAAAACCATGGTTGATACAAGACGTACGAAGAGTAACACCACCATGATGGACCCGTCTCATGGTTTCGTGGTGGAAACCTCAATGCAACCGTACGGAATCGTGGCTGCCAACACCTTGCAACCGTGTCTTAGTGATTTGCAGCCTCATTCAGCTGTTGGAATTGTAGAACAGTCGCCACATGACCCAGTGACCTCCATAACCTTGCAGCCGCAAGCCCCGATTGCCAGAGCTCGGAGCTGCTCTGCCACGCTATCCTGCCGTGGGAGCACAACAGCAGCCACACCACTCAGCTGCCGGAACTGCTACACATCCCCACGGCTACTTTGACATCGTCCTGGTCTTGGAGCAGATGcattctctccctcctccACAACCACACTTGATGTATGCACCTGTGTAAGCGTCTAATGGAGCCCTAGCCCATATGCCGTTGAGCCTGATGAACACAACTCTACTCGACCCGCACAAGCAGGTGGAGAGGTCTCAAGCTGACAGGGCAAATGAGCAGGGTAAAGAACGAGATCGTGTAGACGAGACGCAGACAACTGCGAGCCGTACTCTGAGCTGTTTGAGATTAGGTCCAAAGACCAATATGCTCAAGAAAAGCGAAAAAGACGAAAGAATTTTAGGCAAATATTCTTATGGGACGAAAATCGCTCCCACAATGTTCATCTTAATATTGTTTCACATGAACAATTGTAGtccttttttctcttgttaAGGCTCCTGAACATGAAAATCCTAAATAAAATCATGAGGATTCGTTCACACTTTAAGACTATCAACTCACAAATCAAATTTCGCCAAACGATGAGCAACTCCGTTGCATTAATGAGGCATGCAAACAAAAAGCACTGCAGACAAATGTTGTAAGAATGACTTTACATGTTCAATAATATTACCAATTAAAAGAAGAATCAAATTCAACTATATTGAGACAATCACTAGTTGTAGTCATGATTTTATGCCCAATTAAAAGAAGAATCAAAATAAGCTATTTTGAGAGAATCACTAGTTGTAGTCCTTCATTCAAGTAAATGCTTAAAAGTCTAAAGAATTGATTTCTCGATGTCGAAATTACTCTAATTCGAATTCAGTTGCCGTGTCAGAAATTTTTCAAAGGAGAAGCAATATTTAAAATACTAAAgctctaaaaaaaaaagacaatcaAATACCATTAGAATTTAAATAATACTAATTCGCTTATATAAGTGGTTAGACTAAGGGGCAGATTTTTACTTACTGCTaaccacctttttttttttttttttttctatctcTGTTACAAAATTGAAGATAATTAAGGGCCTATTTAGTATCCAACTTGGatccaattttataaacttaaaagCAGATTTTAAGTCCAACGCTATAAAAATCGATTTGGTAgaccaatttttaaaaattcaaaaacacccccattcttataaatatatttttttaaaaaaagtgaagttttatagttttttttctctctctctcgtctctctctccttcatgtcacgtctctctctctgttccgtctctctctctctctctctttgaattTACTTTTTTGAACAAGAGATCAAACAGAGCCTAAACTCCCTAGATAATAtgaagtaaatttaggttttacccataaaaaaactttcacttttggaaaaagccaaagctttttcaaaaaagacagaaaaacctctcaactttcaaaccaaagacatgcaaatgtaaaagattccttaggaaatcaaaaaataaataagggcaattttgtccatttcggcttcttttaaaatttttctctAACTGCTCAAATAAATGGTGGGTTGTTGTAggcctttttcctttttccagttttttctttcaaacctGGGatttaagaaggaaaaaaaaaaaaaagtaacccAGTCAATATTCGCAGTTGCCATAGGGTTTTTCAGCAAGGGAGGTTGCGCCTTTGTGGCTCCGTCAGTGTTCAAATCTATCTATGCAAGAGTcttataaaatatttgataTGTTGTGCTGTTAATTTGTAAATCATGGTTTGCATatttaaaacatgaaaaacatTTCGAACACAAGGGCATGTGGCGCACACATGCTAGAatgtttgttctttttttatgtatCTTAAATTTGATTCTCTTTTCTGTTTTACAGAGGTTTAATAAAATCAGATTCCATCCAATCTCAAGGAACatagacaaataaataaaaattatttattcataTATTCTAAAAAGCACTATTTTTCGTCATCATAGGATACACACCGAATTAAATCACAACCGTCCATTTCCACGATCAGAAATCCTTGAGCAACTTGCGAACCTGCTCCAGCGTCACGAACAGTACAACAGTGAAAGGTCCCTGCCTAGAAATCGTAGGCACAAACCCTTTGTACAGCGCCAAAGGCCCCTCGGAGCGCACCGTTTTGAGCGCACAATCCAGAGCCCCCGAGTACGGCGGCTCAGCCCCTGCCTCCACCTTCATGTTCATGATCCTGGTCTTGATCACATCGACCGGGTTCGAAGCCACCGAAGCCACGAACCCAGCGGCAAAGCTCGCCGTCACGTGGGTCCCGAGCCCGTCGCGCAGAATCCCATTGTCCAGGATCGTCTCCTTGATCTGATCGTACGACGCCAACTGCGACGCCGTCACGAGCATCGCTCGGTTGATCGTCAACGACGACCCCCGCCAGAGGCTCGTGACCCCTTCTTGCTTCCCCATTCGGGCTATGGCGTCGATGACGCTCTTGTAGTTGCGGCGCTCAGCCACCGGGAGCCGACCGTCGGCTTGCATTCTGACCATGGCCACATCGGCCGGGTTCCCCACGGCGGCTCCGATGGCTCCGGCGATCAACCCGGCGGTGATCTTGCTCGGGAGCGGCATGTTGTGGGTCGTCGGGTCGGTCCATTTTTGCTTGAGAATGTCGTAGAGGCCCATCCGCGTCGTGGAGTAGAGAGTCTGCCGGAGCATGGTGGCGGACACGCCGGAGAACATGGCGGCAACACCTTCTTGTTGGATGATGCGAACGCCGACGGAAATCGGACCCGCACGCGCCGCCGGGGGAGGTGGGGGAGGGAGAGGGATAGAGACGCGTCTAGCGGCGGTGGTGTGGACGGCGGCGTAGGCGGGGCGAACAGCTTGCACAGCCGCGTTAGGGTTCGGGTTGGGGGCGTGGGTCTCGCCCTGGAGCTGCATCCGGACCTTGATGAGGTCGAGAGGGTGCGTGGTGCACCCGGCAATAATGGATGCTATGCCTCCTTCAACAAAACCTTTGACACCCATGTTGAATTTTCTCgagaaacaaacagaaaaaaaggttggtttggttttgtgtATGGTATGAGAGACTGAAAAGAATTAAAGAATTAATTGAATTGGTTTTGGAATTAATGATTAAAAAGAAGACCAGTTGGAGTTAGGGTTCATCTCACTGGAGACCAGGAGATGAGAATGGAGGCTGAAGGCTATGGAGGAAGAGTGAGGAACGCTGGGCCTCTGAGACATATGCTATGAGAGTCACACGAAACGAAACGAAACGAAACGAAGGGTGAATGGTTTGGAGAAGGAAGCAGAGAATATTTATAGCACAAGGTAACTAGCGCTGGGTGGCTGGTTTAGGAAAGAAGGTGCAGAATAGTAAATTAGCTTCTTACGCGATTTCAGCACAAACATCCGAACCTGCAACTCACCCTATATTTACGCAGTTGTGGGTCCTGCCCTCCCACTCTATTTTGTCTAACGTATGCCTCCAATCAAATCATTTAGGATtaacaaaaacagagaaaattttggcaaaaaaaccaaaaataaaaacagaaagaaaataaaaacggAAATCAGTTCACATTGTAATTTACTGTTCGATTTTATCGGAAAGGTTAGGTATATGGAATGGAAGAGAAATAATGGTTCGACCcacatttgtttttgtttcttgttttttttttttcggttgccaaaattaaaaagagaaaagaaagtttCCCATATATACTCTCAATGTGTTATGaagattcaaatttgatatcaCTGATTTATAAGTTATACGTTTTTCCATTAAACTAGACCTTATTAACGACCTGAATTTGTTCGCATTGATAATTTTGGGTTAAACGCACATCCAACAATTAAGGAATAttcttactttttattttggaaaataaTATTCTTATTTCAATTCGATGTTGCCTTTGTTCCTCTACAATTTGAATTTAAGCATATGCTCGAGACTCTCCGCTATTGCTGTAGTCAAATAACCAATGTCTATAAAATTCTAGAGTCCAAGGGATTTTACTTTTATGCTTATAAAATTCTCAAGTCAAAACGGTTTAACTTTCATGGCTAATTTTTAAACATAGCGTCTTGGATGatctcatatatatttttcactgTTTCATTTAGGTCACATGTTGTGCTAAACGATTTGACGGCTAGCACAAatatagttttaaaaaaaatctaaaataatttataaggGTATTATAACTCAAGTGATTAAGTGATGTCTTAAATTCGaatctcctctctctcaatataattcgtaataaataaataaatcataatttttaTGGATGAGATGAGAGTTGGAAATCGTCAAGACAGCGTAGAGGAGAGGGCATGCAAATTGAAATCTGCAAGTGCAAGGTATTTGTTTACGTTACATCTACGCTCATCACTCAGTCATCAATcatcagtttttttttggggtggggggcaaatgttgaaattttggccAAGTGCGGTTTATTATTAGTATAGATTAGAGGTCGCAAGTGGGAAATCAATTCAACTCTTAAGTGGCTGTTCAAATTTCAACGGGACCAAATGCAAACTGATTGACTGGGTTTCCTTCCGTTCCTACTCAGAGGACAAATTGGCCTTTTTCAGCGTTTCTATCTGCCGAACACGTGTCCTGAGCTCTCATGAGAATTGGATCTTGTAGAAGGTTTGAAAGGGTTTGGACTGACGAAGTCGCCGAGACCCAGTTGAGGTGGTTGGCGGAGAAGGCGGCAATCGGGGAAGGCGCCGACCTCGCTTCCAGAAAAACAGgaaagagattaaaaaaacagaaaaggaaaatatggattgacaaaatttgacaaaaatattttagaaaCGTCGCCTGAGAGATTCGAACTCTCGCGGGGAAACCCCATGTACTTAGCAGGCACACGCCTTAACCACTCGGCCAAAGCGACGTTGTTGATAGATATAGCGaagaattatttataaatcaaGTCAGTAACAACAATCCCAGGACAGAGGTTGGCTTTTGTTTGTCGAGGATAGGGAGTTTCATTTTAGGAACCAAAAAGAATTGAAATCATTTTACATTTACTATGTTTTtgggtaaaaataaaataaaaaagaacaccTTTATATATCTCAAGTCTAGAAAATTTTTACACTCATTGATacataagaaaaaattaaacattcgAATTTCCTTATCAAACAAGAAATTACCATACTGACCCAATATGAATTAGGTCGAAGAAGAAAACCAAGAGGTGTTGGGAGTTCTAGATTGAGAATGAGCTTGAActtgtgaaaattatattgttGTGTCCAGTTAAGACTTTACTTTATTGTAGTATACTTTTGTGATGAACCCTAATCTAGAAAGAGGAGAAATtcagaaaaggaaacaaaataaagaatacaAATGTATAGGTATTACAATTTCTTGCATTAGTATTTATTTGagcatgaaattgaattgaaacaaTCACATACGTAACACTATTATTTGAGTGGTTCACTCATAAATTTCAGCTACATCCACTGTTTTGtattttgcatatatatgtAGAGAGTTTACATTTGCATTGAGATGAAACTATGaactaaaaagaagaaataatgaAGACAGCAATCCGGAGAGAGTTtcgatttaaaaaaaaataaattccggagagagagagttttatgAGCAGGCCAGCCCCCCTTTTATAGAGACTAACTATTCCCTGGGCCTTTAAGTATGATCATTGGGCCCGAAATGGAGATGCCATTGGGCCTGAAATAGTGAGGCCCAGACCATAGTGATCCTCCAATTTCAAGatttaaaatttaagattTCCTTATAATTTTCGGGAGAGGCTATAATTAAGAGTTTAAAATGACGAGGCCAATCCTACCatcaaaacatttaaaatgttTAAGTCCCATGATTTCTTTACATTTGTTGATGGTGAGatttgacaggacccgacccaaattccactttggaatctgagctgaACCCCTGGCAGGTGTCGGGTACTTTTTACCAAAATGCCCTTTTAAGTTTccaaaattctttttcttcaagtttgACTTCTGCCTAAAATTTAGTAGAGTCTCCATTGTAAGTTTTCCAAAAATTTTACCTTTATAAAACATGATTTTATAATCCCAAATGTTCAGCAAACACAATAATATAATTCAGGCAACCAAACGTCACATCATTTTGGACTCAGGCCTCTCTAACCCAAATAAATTGTTCTGCCATTTGAAACTGATCTTAACCGTTGGAACATCAAGAGTACATTAACAATTTCAAAATAGCTTAGCAAAACAACCTTTCAAACACTCGAACTTGTGGCTGCACCTAGTAACTCTAGGTTGCCTATGTATCCTTACTAAGAGATCAAGCTATACGTAGTTCTTCCACTCATTATATTTACACATAAATAGGCTACTCAAAGAATTTCCTCAAATCCATgaatcaatttatattttacttgTGCAAATCAtatgtaaaaacaaacaaactcatAAAATGCATTTAATTCTTCCTTTAAAACTCACATAAAGCTCATGTACGTGAATGAAGAACAAAACCATTTATTACTTGCCTCATAAGATTAGAAAAATAGGTATTAAAACTTTTACCCAAGAATACCAAGATAAAATCCTCAAGTTTTGTTTAAACCTCTTAAAACCCAAATATTCTCCACCTAGGCTTACCCCCTTTTATATTCCATCAATTCCTTTAATATACCGTCAATTCTGACAATTTCCCGTCAATTCCAATAgtattccgtcaattccaataatGTACTGTCAATTCCTTGTGTCACCTAATGTGACATATTCTCGCAGGCCTCGGGAATACAAAGTCAACCCGAGCCGCAATCCGCGCAGGTCTCAGGGACACAAAGTCAACCTGAGCCTCCTCACAGGCCTCGAAGACACAAAGTCAACATGAGCCGCAATCCTTGCAGGCCTCGGAGACACAAAGTCAACCTGAGTCACAATCCTCGCACCACACAGTTCgggcgtccccgaaactcgtgaggcatTATCATAAATGACAACCTGTTTTAAAGGTCATTGGGGGTACTCCCatggtgggtttgaaaactATAGTCtaaaactcatcataaatTTTCCCTTATTTCACAATCTATTTTCCGACATTTATATCAACTTTCCAATAAATTGATTCTCAACAACACTTAAAATATACACCACATTTTGATAAAAACCAAGGTCCATgattcatcatcttcaaaccactaagtatatatatatatatatatataggaggcGGATCCGTGGCACCATATTTTTTACACAAGTTTTGACACAACTTTTGGGCTATTAGATTACTCAACTTTTAATGGTTGAGA
Protein-coding regions in this window:
- the LOC18773217 gene encoding mitochondrial uncoupling protein 5, which gives rise to MGVKGFVEGGIASIIAGCTTHPLDLIKVRMQLQGETHAPNPNPNAAVQAVRPAYAAVHTTAARRVSIPLPPPPPPAARAGPISVGVRIIQQEGVAAMFSGVSATMLRQTLYSTTRMGLYDILKQKWTDPTTHNMPLPSKITAGLIAGAIGAAVGNPADVAMVRMQADGRLPVAERRNYKSVIDAIARMGKQEGVTSLWRGSSLTINRAMLVTASQLASYDQIKETILDNGILRDGLGTHVTASFAAGFVASVASNPVDVIKTRIMNMKVEAGAEPPYSGALDCALKTVRSEGPLALYKGFVPTISRQGPFTVVLFVTLEQVRKLLKDF